The DNA window GGGAAAAGCGAGCATAAAGTCTTGCCACCCTTGCGGTAACGAATTGTCCATCCGTACTTTGCTCCATAAAATATTGTTTCAGGTACCAGATCATAGCGGTCTTCGAGGAATTGTCTTATCTCCAGCCAAGCTTCTTTTGTCTGTTCTCCTATGAAACTCTCTATTTCTTCTTCGGTTGGCTCACGTGCCTTATCTGTCATCCGACGGAAGTCTTGCCCCATATTATCAATAGTCCTGCTCGGTCATTTCGGCATCTAATTGTCTTTTTCCTCAGCATTTATCGTTTTCCACTTCCCCAACAAAATCATTTATCCCATAAATTAGAAACCTTCGCAGCCTTCAGAAGCTTCCATTTGCCAAAGAAATCCTTTTTATAAAGATGAAACAAGCCACATCGTTGACACTTGAGCACTTTTCTATGTTTTTTGAAGTCAAGCTCATAGAGTTCCAAAGGAGAGCCACAGTCTACACATTTCCCCGTATGCTTCCTTGGTTCTTCCGTCAGGTCAAACCCTCCTCCAAGTATCAATAGTTACTATTATGAATTATTCCTATGAAAGCTTTCACTTTAAGCCGAAAGCAATGTTAGTTATTCTTCATTCCGTAATTTTATGTTTAGCCCATATTCTACATGTCCCCTCGTTAGAAACCATGCACGCACCTTTCGGAGTCTGCGGCGTACAAGTCTTCATAAAAAGAGGACACTCAGAAGGATTAATCTTTCCAACTATAACCAAATGGCAGAGGCAACCTGGCAACAAGTCTCTGGAACCTTCAATCTTTATGTCATACTTTTTTCTTGCGTCATACGCCGCGAATTCTTCTCTAAGCACCAGTGCAGAGGAAGGTATCGTTCCCAGCCCCCTCCAACGTCCATCCACTACCTTGAACACTTTTTCGATTAGTTGTTGAGCTTTAACGTTTCCATCCCACCTAACACAGTGAGGATACTCGTTTTCCAACCTAGCTTTTCCGTCTCCTATTTGCTTAAGC is part of the Candidatus Bathyarchaeota archaeon genome and encodes:
- a CDS encoding DUF3788 family protein, with protein sequence MGQDFRRMTDKAREPTEEEIESFIGEQTKEAWLEIRQFLEDRYDLVPETIFYGAKYGWTIRYRKGGKTLCSLFP